A stretch of Microbacterium sp. LWH3-1.2 DNA encodes these proteins:
- a CDS encoding polymer-forming cytoskeletal protein yields the protein MSVLRRAVRPLAVILAAGILTLVAGGAAAGAPVQSSPAVASAVDDRDGPRFYSGLVIDVSGAVDGDVYATGQSVTISGDVTGDVIAAAQTVAITGTVDGDVRIAAQDVSVTGEVSRSGTVFAAGFTIGDTGSFGQDVVTAAGTVSIAGEVGRDVAASVGRLVIDGSVGGSVTYVSDDDARIAEGAVDGTVERLEPPQTPRVEVSPWAVFIGWFLGFLYALISLSLIALLAGLLLPRWLQRVTDHLTPSPWKALLVGFVASVAVPIALFFVAITIIGAPLAIAGALVWTVMVLATFVYSAFYIGRLVFRDRAHPVVMSLVGGVILIVALQIPWLNILVWLAMVFFGLGAQLLELHRQRPWHRTPTAIVGPALPADQTTAHAQPPSAGVAPQAGVTSPPPPSLRTDPTAPPAP from the coding sequence GTGAGCGTTCTGCGGCGTGCCGTCCGTCCTCTGGCCGTGATCCTCGCGGCCGGCATTCTCACGCTCGTCGCCGGTGGCGCCGCCGCCGGCGCACCCGTGCAGTCCTCGCCCGCGGTCGCATCGGCGGTAGACGATCGGGACGGACCACGGTTCTACTCCGGCTTGGTGATCGATGTCTCCGGTGCAGTCGATGGCGATGTGTACGCCACGGGCCAGAGCGTCACCATCAGCGGCGACGTCACGGGTGACGTGATCGCCGCAGCTCAAACCGTCGCGATCACGGGGACGGTGGACGGCGATGTTCGCATTGCCGCCCAGGACGTCTCGGTCACCGGCGAGGTGTCCCGAAGCGGAACGGTCTTCGCGGCCGGCTTCACGATCGGCGATACGGGATCCTTCGGTCAGGACGTGGTCACTGCTGCGGGCACCGTCAGCATCGCCGGCGAGGTGGGGCGCGATGTCGCTGCCAGTGTCGGACGTCTTGTCATCGACGGGTCCGTCGGCGGCAGCGTGACGTACGTGAGCGACGATGATGCGCGTATCGCAGAAGGGGCGGTCGACGGCACGGTCGAGCGCCTGGAGCCTCCGCAGACCCCTCGGGTCGAGGTCTCCCCGTGGGCGGTGTTCATCGGCTGGTTCCTCGGCTTCCTTTATGCGCTCATCTCTCTCAGCCTCATCGCCCTGCTCGCGGGACTCCTCCTCCCGCGCTGGCTGCAACGCGTCACCGACCATCTGACGCCGTCACCGTGGAAGGCGCTGCTCGTGGGCTTCGTCGCATCCGTCGCGGTTCCCATCGCACTCTTCTTCGTGGCCATCACGATCATCGGCGCTCCGCTCGCCATCGCCGGCGCACTGGTGTGGACGGTCATGGTCCTGGCGACGTTCGTGTACAGCGCGTTCTACATCGGGCGCCTCGTGTTCCGCGACCGTGCGCACCCCGTGGTGATGTCACTCGTCGGCGGGGTGATACTCATCGTCGCGCTTCAGATCCCGTGGCTCAACATCCTCGTCTGGCTCGCGATGGTCTTCTTCGGCCTGGGAGCCCAGCTTCTGGAACTCCACCGTCAGCGGCCATGGCATCGCACACCGACAGCGATCGTCGGCCCCGCACTGCCGGCGGATCAGACAACAGCTCACGCGCAGCCTCCGAGCGCAGGCGTTGCGCCGCAGGCTGGCGTCACATCTCCGCCGCCGCCATCCCTGCGCACAGACCCGACGGCGCCTCCCGCCCCGTAA
- a CDS encoding EAL domain-containing protein has translation MAVRSEISRALAHALDRSEITAWFQPQIDLVTHRVVAVEALCRWTHPDWGPVGPNEFIPIAEEDGMIGEIGRYMATQAIAVMSRWGIDVSVNVSPTQLQDSAFSTWLGRLVDRISHPARRLTLEITEGRRIGNVSAVVGRLDRLRAMGLGIALDDFGAGQASLTQLKRLHATELKIDRALVADESPSAERTMGAAITVAHDAGIRVVAEGIETTRHLEKATSLGCDRGQGYLFARPMPRRQLDALLTAL, from the coding sequence GTGGCTGTGAGAAGCGAGATATCGAGAGCGCTGGCGCACGCCCTCGACCGCTCGGAGATCACCGCGTGGTTCCAGCCTCAGATCGACCTGGTGACCCACAGAGTGGTCGCCGTCGAGGCTTTGTGCAGGTGGACTCACCCGGATTGGGGCCCGGTGGGACCGAACGAGTTCATTCCCATCGCCGAAGAGGACGGCATGATCGGGGAGATCGGCCGGTACATGGCCACGCAGGCGATCGCCGTGATGTCCAGGTGGGGCATCGATGTCTCCGTCAACGTGTCGCCGACACAGCTGCAGGACTCCGCGTTCTCCACGTGGCTGGGTCGGCTGGTCGATCGGATCAGTCATCCCGCACGCCGGCTCACGCTCGAGATCACCGAGGGTCGTCGCATCGGCAATGTGTCGGCGGTCGTCGGCCGGCTCGATCGTCTCCGGGCGATGGGGCTGGGCATCGCGCTCGATGACTTCGGCGCCGGACAGGCATCGCTCACCCAGCTCAAGCGGCTTCACGCCACAGAGCTGAAGATCGACCGCGCCCTGGTGGCGGACGAGTCCCCATCGGCTGAACGAACCATGGGCGCCGCGATCACTGTCGCCCACGACGCCGGCATCCGCGTCGTCGCCGAGGGGATCGAGACTACGCGGCACCTGGAGAAGGCCACGTCGCTGGGGTGCGACCGCGGCCAGGGCTACTTGTTCGCGCGACCCATGCCGCGGCGCCAGTTGGACGCGCTGCTGACCGCGCTCTGA
- a CDS encoding GNAT family N-acetyltransferase, whose translation MNSRDPQDLMIRDIREEDAGEVLTLQRAAFVQEALIYDTVRMPPLTQSLDELRAELADNLGRVALQGSRLVGAVRAKHESGLLLIGRLAIAPDVQGLGIGSRLLLAVEDAGRNAGCREAELFTGSLSEANLRLYERLGYRESQRVDGDDGIEQVFLRKALL comes from the coding sequence ATGAACAGCCGTGATCCGCAGGACCTGATGATCCGCGACATCCGTGAAGAGGATGCCGGCGAGGTGCTCACGCTTCAGCGCGCCGCGTTCGTGCAGGAGGCGCTCATCTACGACACCGTCCGCATGCCGCCCCTCACACAGAGCCTCGACGAGCTGAGAGCGGAGCTGGCGGACAACCTCGGGCGCGTCGCACTGCAGGGATCGAGGCTGGTCGGCGCGGTCCGCGCCAAGCATGAGTCCGGGCTGCTGCTCATCGGTCGGCTGGCGATCGCCCCGGACGTCCAGGGGCTCGGAATCGGCTCCCGGCTGCTCCTCGCCGTCGAGGATGCCGGGCGGAACGCGGGATGCCGGGAGGCTGAGCTTTTCACGGGGTCGCTGAGCGAGGCGAATCTGCGACTGTACGAACGCCTCGGCTATCGCGAATCCCAGCGCGTCGACGGTGACGACGGCATCGAGCAGGTCTTCCTCCGCAAGGCGCTGCTCTGA
- a CDS encoding LysR family transcriptional regulator, giving the protein MNLEQLRAFVTVAQLGNFTRAAEQLHLAQPSLSRQISTLEQSLGVDLFHRARGGSTPTAAGEALLPLARRMLADAASVRREIDELAGLRRGRVRLGATPTLCISLVAEVLSAFHAAHPGIELHITESGSRGLLDDLAGGELDLALITTSGAASAERFTVTQLLVEELVVISSSSAPPLTTRASVGLGDVAALPQVVFSSTYDLRATTDAAFAAAGLTPHTVIEGAEMDAVLRFVERGIGVAIVPAMVLIERSGLRSVRLSHPTLTRTISIARVTDMAPTRAVEVMQQTIERTAAGLAALPQATMRLA; this is encoded by the coding sequence ATGAATCTCGAGCAGCTCCGTGCGTTCGTCACGGTGGCTCAGCTGGGCAATTTCACCCGCGCCGCCGAGCAGCTCCACCTCGCGCAGCCGTCGCTGAGCCGCCAGATCTCGACACTCGAGCAGAGTCTGGGTGTGGATCTGTTCCACCGCGCCCGCGGAGGCAGCACACCGACCGCCGCGGGCGAGGCGCTCCTGCCCCTCGCCCGACGGATGCTGGCCGACGCAGCATCCGTTCGCCGCGAGATCGACGAGCTCGCCGGCCTCCGGCGCGGGCGCGTCCGCCTCGGCGCCACGCCCACCCTCTGCATCAGCCTCGTCGCCGAAGTGCTGAGCGCGTTCCACGCCGCGCATCCCGGAATCGAGCTGCACATCACCGAGAGCGGGTCGCGCGGTCTGCTCGACGACCTTGCGGGTGGCGAACTCGACCTCGCGCTGATCACCACCTCCGGCGCTGCATCCGCCGAGAGATTCACCGTCACGCAGCTACTCGTCGAAGAGCTCGTCGTCATCTCGTCGAGCAGCGCGCCTCCGCTCACGACACGAGCGAGCGTCGGCCTCGGCGACGTCGCCGCGCTGCCGCAGGTCGTCTTCAGCTCGACGTACGACCTGCGCGCCACCACCGATGCCGCGTTCGCGGCGGCGGGACTGACGCCGCACACGGTCATCGAAGGGGCCGAGATGGACGCCGTGCTGCGCTTCGTCGAGCGCGGGATCGGCGTCGCGATCGTGCCCGCGATGGTGCTCATCGAGCGGTCCGGACTGCGATCGGTCCGCCTGTCCCACCCGACCCTGACGCGCACCATCAGCATCGCGCGGGTCACCGACATGGCTCCGACACGGGCCGTCGAGGTGATGCAGCAGACGATCGAGCGCACAGCGGCCGGGCTCGCCGCACTGCCGCAGGCGACGATGCGGCTCGCATAG
- a CDS encoding L-aspartate oxidase, which yields MHWSNRCELLSVSAVIPSERRLSTTVLVIGTGGSGLRAAIELAEAGVDVVALGKRPKSDAHTSLAAGGINAALGTMDADDSWQQHAADTLKESYLLANPHTVEIVTSGAARGIEDLECYGMPFAREDDGRISQRFFGAHTYRRTAFAGDYTGLEIQRTLINRAAQLHVPILDTVYVTRILVNDDGAVFGAYGFDLEDGTRYLIHSDAVILAAGGHNRIWRRTSSRRDENTGDSFRLAVEAGGRLRDPELVQFHPSGIIEPENAAGTLISEAARGEGGILRNGLGERFMHKYDPERLELSTRDRVALACYTEIKEGRGTPNGGVWLDVSHLPRETIMTRLPRVYQTMLELQMLDITKEPIEIAPTAHYSMGGVWVRASDHSTDVPGLYAIGEASSGLHGANRLGGNSLIELLVFGRIVGQAAAAYSAALPAQTRSAAAVATARAEIDVLLAASGTENVRALQRAIRDTMTEHAGVVRDEEGLLAGLAELDAIETRMTDIGVHPDIAGYHDLAHAFDLKSAALAARATLEAALERRETRGCHNRSDYPDIDPELQVNLVWSPSTGVVREQIPPIPAEIGALMREVSVAGKLAE from the coding sequence ATGCATTGGAGTAATCGGTGCGAACTGCTTAGCGTGTCTGCTGTGATCCCCTCAGAACGCCGGCTTTCCACCACCGTCCTCGTGATCGGCACCGGGGGCTCCGGTCTCCGCGCGGCCATCGAACTCGCCGAAGCCGGCGTCGACGTCGTCGCGCTGGGCAAGCGCCCGAAATCGGACGCGCACACCTCCCTCGCCGCAGGCGGCATCAACGCCGCCCTCGGCACAATGGATGCCGACGACAGCTGGCAGCAGCACGCCGCCGACACGCTGAAGGAGAGCTACCTGCTCGCCAACCCGCACACCGTCGAGATCGTCACGTCGGGCGCCGCTCGCGGGATCGAAGACCTCGAGTGCTACGGCATGCCGTTCGCCCGCGAGGACGACGGGCGCATCTCGCAGCGGTTCTTCGGCGCGCACACGTACCGTCGCACCGCGTTCGCGGGCGACTACACGGGGCTCGAGATCCAGCGCACGCTGATCAACCGGGCCGCGCAGCTGCACGTGCCGATCCTCGACACCGTCTACGTGACGCGCATCCTCGTGAACGATGACGGGGCTGTCTTCGGCGCCTACGGCTTCGACCTCGAGGACGGCACGCGCTACCTCATCCACTCGGACGCGGTGATCCTCGCGGCGGGCGGGCACAACCGCATCTGGCGGCGCACGTCGTCGCGACGCGACGAGAACACCGGCGACTCCTTCCGCCTCGCGGTGGAAGCAGGCGGCCGGCTTCGTGATCCGGAGCTCGTGCAGTTCCACCCGAGCGGCATCATCGAGCCCGAGAACGCGGCCGGCACCCTCATCTCCGAGGCGGCACGCGGCGAAGGCGGCATCCTGCGCAACGGCCTCGGCGAGCGCTTCATGCACAAGTACGACCCCGAGCGCCTCGAACTTTCCACACGCGACCGTGTCGCCCTGGCCTGCTACACCGAGATCAAGGAGGGCCGCGGCACCCCGAACGGCGGCGTCTGGCTCGACGTGTCCCACCTCCCGCGCGAGACGATCATGACCCGCCTCCCCCGCGTGTACCAGACGATGCTCGAGCTGCAGATGCTCGACATCACCAAGGAGCCGATCGAGATCGCGCCGACTGCGCACTACTCGATGGGCGGCGTCTGGGTTCGCGCGTCGGACCACTCCACCGACGTGCCCGGACTCTACGCCATCGGCGAGGCGTCTTCGGGCCTTCACGGCGCCAACCGGCTCGGCGGCAACTCGCTCATCGAGTTGCTCGTGTTCGGTCGCATCGTCGGGCAGGCCGCCGCCGCGTACTCGGCGGCGCTCCCCGCCCAGACACGTTCGGCGGCGGCCGTCGCGACCGCCCGCGCGGAGATCGACGTCCTGCTCGCAGCATCCGGAACCGAGAATGTCCGGGCGCTCCAGCGCGCCATCCGCGACACGATGACCGAGCACGCCGGTGTCGTGCGTGACGAGGAGGGGCTTCTCGCCGGCCTCGCCGAACTCGACGCGATCGAAACGCGGATGACAGACATCGGCGTGCACCCCGACATCGCGGGATATCACGATCTCGCACACGCGTTCGACCTCAAGTCGGCGGCCCTCGCCGCGCGGGCGACGCTCGAAGCCGCGCTCGAACGGCGGGAGACCCGCGGGTGCCACAACCGCAGCGACTACCCTGACATCGATCCCGAACTGCAGGTCAACCTGGTGTGGTCCCCCTCGACCGGCGTTGTACGGGAGCAGATCCCGCCGATCCCCGCCGAGATCGGCGCGCTGATGCGCGAGGTGTCCGTTGCCGGGAAGCTGGCCGAGTAG